The genome window CCAGTTTGATCGAGAAAGTCCAGTAGCTGCCCCACGCTCCGGTCCAGCTCATCAACCATGGCGGCATAGTCAGCATTGGTTTGCGGATTGTCCTGCTCGACTCGCTCTGCATATGCGTCGCGGGTGGCATTGTTGAAACGGATGGGTGTGTGGACGGCGAAATGTGAGATGACCACAAACACGGGTTGTTTGTCATTCTCGTGGATGAAGTCGGTGGCCATTTTGGTGAGGCGCGAAACGCCCTTGGGATCTGCTTGGTTCTCTTCGCGGTTGAAACTCCAATCGTCGTAGCTCTGGTCGAAACCATGGTCCGCAGGACTACCCCCAGCGTGCCATTTCCCAAACGATGCCGTGGTATAGCCCGCTGTCTTGAGTACTTCCGGCAAAGTGGTCCACGCATCCTTTAATCCAGCGACGTTCCAATCGGCAGGTTCGCTGAGCTTTTCATGTGGGAATTGTTTCGCGGATCCTCGGATCCAGTTGGTGGTGCCTGTTCGGGCAGGATATTGACCGGTGTAGAGTGAAACGCGGGTCGGCGAGCAAACGGCGCAGGCAGCGTAGGCTTGATTGAACCGCATGCCTTGCGCCGACAGCTTGTCCATATTGGGTGTCTGGTGGAAAGTACTGCCGTAGCACCCGAGGTCCATCGGCCCCATGTCGTCAACAAAGATCATGACAATATTCGGGGGCATGTCCGCAGCCTGCATCACGTTGGCCTTCCATGTCATCGCGGCGCAGGCTATGAGCGCTACGAATATCGTGAGCGTTCGCAATCGAGTCGGCATGGGGATTCTCCTGAGGTACGACCATTGTGTGTAGTCGAGATGGCTGGATTCTACTGTAGTGGATCTTCTTAGAGATCCTGCTGAGTGCGGATTTTTAATTTATTTACCCGACGGGCTATCGAGGCAGCCGACCTCATTTCGGGCTAACAGATCGAGAGGTTGTTTGCCCAAATGAACCACAAAAGCCTCGTGTTCCGACGCTCCCTGCGGTGCTTGGAGGGTGAGGTAAGTTGATGATGCGAAACAACTTACTGTCCGCACGCCCGCTACCGAGTGAGGATGAAGAGCGACAGCGAATGGGAAGGAATCCCTTCCGGGATGCAGAATGACTCGTGTATAACTGACGCGTGAAATGGTCCGCGCCAGATTCAACGCAAACCGAGGATTCACTTGAAACCCACCCTCTCCCGTAGGCCCCGCAAGAACGTCACGGCAGACGACGCGCCCCCGATCGAGCTGCGTGGGTGTCGCGTACACAATCTGCAAAACATTGACGTCGATATTCCTCGTGGGAAATTAACGGTGATCTGTGGACTTTCGGGGAGCGGCAAGACGTCGCTGGCCCTGGACACACTCTACGCCGAGGGGCAGCGCTGCTACATCGAGAGTTTTTCTGCTTACACCCGCCAGTATCTCGCTCGGCTGGAGAAGCCGGATTGCGATTCGATCACTGGCATCCCACCAGCGATAGCCGTCACGCGGGCGGCTGCAGTCAAGAACAATCGCAGTACGGTCGCAACGGCTACCGAAATCGCCGAGCATATTCGATTGTTGTTTGCCAAGGCTGCCGATCTGGTGTGTTACGGCTGTGGACGCCGCGTCGAGATTGATAGCCCGCAGAGTGTGGCAGCGGAGATGGCCGATCCGGCCAGCGGCGTGGACCGCGCGATCGTCGGCTTTGAAATTTGGCTGCCCAACCGAGCCGCCGCCAGTGAGATTTTGCTCGGTCTGCAACAGGAAGGCTATCTGCGTCTGATCCTCAAAGGCGAGACGTTTCGTCTTTCCGACGAGGACCGGGGGCCAATGGCCCGGCGGATCGGTAGCCGTGGCGTGGCCGCCGTGGTGGTCGTTGATCGATTGTCCGGTGATACCGAGCTGTCGCGCTGGACTGAGTCGCTCGAAACGGCCATGGCCGAAGGTAACGGACGAGCTGTCGTGCTACTGCAGCGAAGTCAATCCAACTCCGCGCATGTGGAGGATGTGAGGCAAACCAAACCGTCCTTGCGGCTGGTCAAAGCTCCCGCGCGAACCATGACCGTTGATGGACGTGACATGGAACAGCGTGTCATCAGCGATCGTCGCCGCTGTGACGAGTGCGACATTGAGTATGCCGATCCCGTACCGCGGCTGTTCAATTTCAATCATCCACTCGGCGCGTGCCCCACCTGTGAAGGCTTTGGTGACGTGCTGCGAGTCGACATGTCGCTCGTCGTGCCTGATCCCACGATGTCGATCCGCGAAGGCGCGATCGCACCCTGGAACACACCGTCTTACAGTCATGAGCTCGACGAGCTGCTCGCCCTCGCGGATGATTTCAAGATTCGCGTCGATGTGCCGTTTGAGAAGCTCAAAAAATCTGAGCTGAAGAAGATTCACGCCGGTGTGCCCGAAGGAAAATTCGGTGGCCTCGATGGCTTTTTTGCCTGGTTGGATCGCAAAAAGTACAAGATGCACGTGCGAGTGTTCGCGTCCCGCTACCGAACTTATTCGACCTGTCCCACCTGTGACGGACAACGGCTCAAACCCGAAGCGCTTGCTTATCGCATTGCCGACAAAAGCATCGCAGACGTGCTGGCAATGCGATGCGATCAAGTCACCGAGTTTCTAACGAACGTGACGATCGATACCAATGAGCGTAAGGATCACACTGCGGACGTTGACGCGATGACGCTCGCTATGGTGGCTGAGGCGAGCGAGCAGCGGCAGTACGCGATCGCGCGAGAACCAGTCCGTCAAATCCTCGACCGATTGCAATATCTCGATGCCGTGGGACTGGGATATCTCCAACTCGATCGACCGCTCCGAACGTTGTCAGGCGGTGAGACGCAGCGGATCGCTCTCACCTCGGCGCTGGGCAGCACCCTCATTGGCATGCTTTACGTACTCGATGAGCCAACCGCTGGCTTGCATCCCGATGATGTCCGCAATCTCATTCAAACCATCGTTCGGTTGCGTGATCGCGGTAACACCGTGGTGGCCGTCGAACATAATGCGCAACTGATCGCTGCAGCCGATCATGTGATCGAGATTGGACCTGAAGCAGGCGTGGGCGGCGGGAAGAAAACGTTCACGGGAACTCCCCAGGAGCTGCTCGACGACCCCGATTCGCTGACCGGTCCCTACCTTTGCGAGCAGGACAATTCAAATTTAAAGAACGCTGATTCTACTGGCCATTTAGGCGTTAGCCACGATTGTCGAACTGGTCGTAAAGTAACCGGGGCTAGCGCCCAAGCGGCTGATCAAAGTAAAGTAAGCGGAGCGAGCTCCCAAGCGGGTGATCAAAGTGAAGTAACCGGGGCTAGCGCCCAAGCGGGTGATGGAGGAGTACGGAGACCTAGTCACTTTATTGAGTTACGCGGTGCATCGGGACACAATCTCAAACAGGTTGATGTGTCGTTCCCGCTCGGAACACTGTGCGTGGTCACGGGTCGATCGGGGAGCGGCAAGAGCAGTCTGATTCATGACACTCTCTTCGGGGCCGTCACGAGCGAATTGGCGCGGCGACGGGGTGAGACGCCTCCCAGCAGCGCGGCGGCCACTTTGCCTTTTGAGAGCCTACGTGGTGTGGAACGAATTGAAGATTGCTTGCTCGTCGACCAGTCGCCGATCAGTCGCAGTCCTCGCAGTTGTCCGGTCACGTTTGCCAAAGCCTTTGACGAGATTCGCAAGGCGTTTGCAGACACGGTCGATGCTCGGATTCGTAACTTCAAACCAGGCCACTTTAGTTTCAACTCATCGGCCGGTCAGTGTGCGGCGTGCGAAGGTGCGGGCGTGCAGACAGTTGACATGCAGTTCCTCGCGGATGTGTCGATGCGATGTCCCGAGTGCCGCGGGCGACGATACCGTGACGAAGTCTTGCAGGTGCGATATCGTGATCGCACCATTGCCGAGGTGCTGGAGATGACGGTCGGCGACGCATACCGCTTCTTCCGCAGCATGCCCAAGGCGCAGGCCCGACTGAAGCGTCTAGTCGATGTCGGTCTCGACTACATCCCGCTCGGTCAACCCGCGACGACGCTATCCTCCGGTGAAGCCCAGCGGTTAAAGCTCGCTGCTTTTTTGGCTGGTTCGACCAAGCGTCGCACGTTGTTTTTGATGGACGAGCCCACGACCGGGTTGCACTTCGCCGACATCACGCGGCTGATCGGTTGTTTTGACGCCCTCATCGCCGATGGCCACTCACTCGTTGTGATCGAGCACCACCCCATGCTCACCGCTGCCGCCGATTGGATTATCGAAATCGGGCCGGGCGCCGCTGACGAGGGTGGTCGGGTGGTGCGGTCGGAAGCCAATGGATGAGTTGCCAATAGGCACGCGAACGGACATCTCGAATCGACAAGTCGGGGCCTCCCGAGGCCCTCACCACACTCCGGCCTGTTCGAGTTGCGTGGTCGCCGTCCCGGCCCAATCTCGATTGGCTGCGGGAGACGCGGGGCTAGGGTGAAGAATCCGC of Allorhodopirellula heiligendammensis contains these proteins:
- a CDS encoding sulfatase is translated as MPTRLRTLTIFVALIACAAMTWKANVMQAADMPPNIVMIFVDDMGPMDLGCYGSTFHQTPNMDKLSAQGMRFNQAYAACAVCSPTRVSLYTGQYPARTGTTNWIRGSAKQFPHEKLSEPADWNVAGLKDAWTTLPEVLKTAGYTTASFGKWHAGGSPADHGFDQSYDDWSFNREENQADPKGVSRLTKMATDFIHENDKQPVFVVISHFAVHTPIRFNNATRDAYAERVEQDNPQTNADYAAMVDELDRSVGQLLDFLDQTGAADHTLVILYADNGGLDLEVNGRKKGPANNDPLRGSKGSQYEGGLRVPLLVRWPGRVPANQTNDIPIITPDFLPTLAEIAGVDPAELPQTVDGVSFASVLTENGSLADRPLYWHFPHYHPGGRPGSVIRVGDQKLIYRPDDKTVELFDLAQDPREASDLSAQMPEQTEQLNERLQSWLDQVDAPRAIPNPNYKRRRARY
- a CDS encoding excinuclease ABC subunit UvrA — encoded protein: MKPTLSRRPRKNVTADDAPPIELRGCRVHNLQNIDVDIPRGKLTVICGLSGSGKTSLALDTLYAEGQRCYIESFSAYTRQYLARLEKPDCDSITGIPPAIAVTRAAAVKNNRSTVATATEIAEHIRLLFAKAADLVCYGCGRRVEIDSPQSVAAEMADPASGVDRAIVGFEIWLPNRAAASEILLGLQQEGYLRLILKGETFRLSDEDRGPMARRIGSRGVAAVVVVDRLSGDTELSRWTESLETAMAEGNGRAVVLLQRSQSNSAHVEDVRQTKPSLRLVKAPARTMTVDGRDMEQRVISDRRRCDECDIEYADPVPRLFNFNHPLGACPTCEGFGDVLRVDMSLVVPDPTMSIREGAIAPWNTPSYSHELDELLALADDFKIRVDVPFEKLKKSELKKIHAGVPEGKFGGLDGFFAWLDRKKYKMHVRVFASRYRTYSTCPTCDGQRLKPEALAYRIADKSIADVLAMRCDQVTEFLTNVTIDTNERKDHTADVDAMTLAMVAEASEQRQYAIAREPVRQILDRLQYLDAVGLGYLQLDRPLRTLSGGETQRIALTSALGSTLIGMLYVLDEPTAGLHPDDVRNLIQTIVRLRDRGNTVVAVEHNAQLIAAADHVIEIGPEAGVGGGKKTFTGTPQELLDDPDSLTGPYLCEQDNSNLKNADSTGHLGVSHDCRTGRKVTGASAQAADQSKVSGASSQAGDQSEVTGASAQAGDGGVRRPSHFIELRGASGHNLKQVDVSFPLGTLCVVTGRSGSGKSSLIHDTLFGAVTSELARRRGETPPSSAAATLPFESLRGVERIEDCLLVDQSPISRSPRSCPVTFAKAFDEIRKAFADTVDARIRNFKPGHFSFNSSAGQCAACEGAGVQTVDMQFLADVSMRCPECRGRRYRDEVLQVRYRDRTIAEVLEMTVGDAYRFFRSMPKAQARLKRLVDVGLDYIPLGQPATTLSSGEAQRLKLAAFLAGSTKRRTLFLMDEPTTGLHFADITRLIGCFDALIADGHSLVVIEHHPMLTAAADWIIEIGPGAADEGGRVVRSEANG